The Tissierella sp. genome has a segment encoding these proteins:
- a CDS encoding FAD:protein FMN transferase, whose product MKSKKYIVPIILLVLIMTGCKNNQGVNSGEPLSRTEFLMDTVMTVRIYDNKKEKTLDKVFSRLEEIESKMSATIESSDVNKINENAGIEPVTVHPDTYFVIEKAIYYAEISDGAYDPTIAPLVDLWGVKSGETERDEIPTDKEIEKIKPLVDYKNLQLLENNKIFLKEKHTKINLGSIVKGYAADEVRRILLENDVNIAMIDLGGNIFAHGVKADNSSWKIGIQNPLEYTGNFLGILQVKDKSIVTSGDYERYFIYNDKKYHHILDTTTGYPVDNEIMGVSILSEKSIDGDCLSTTLFALGLDKGMELINSIEGAEAIFIAKDKTIYLSEGIKDSFILSNVNAGFTVRDY is encoded by the coding sequence ATGAAATCAAAAAAATATATAGTTCCTATAATATTATTAGTCTTAATCATGACAGGATGTAAGAATAATCAAGGAGTTAACTCAGGCGAACCACTATCTAGGACAGAGTTCTTAATGGATACTGTAATGACTGTTAGAATATATGACAATAAAAAAGAAAAAACTCTAGATAAAGTATTCAGCAGATTAGAGGAAATAGAATCTAAAATGAGTGCTACAATTGAATCTAGTGATGTTAATAAGATTAATGAAAATGCTGGTATAGAACCAGTTACAGTTCATCCAGACACATATTTTGTTATAGAAAAAGCAATATACTATGCAGAGATTTCTGATGGAGCTTATGATCCTACAATAGCTCCATTGGTTGATTTGTGGGGAGTTAAATCGGGTGAAACTGAAAGGGATGAAATTCCTACAGATAAAGAGATTGAAAAAATAAAACCTCTTGTTGATTATAAGAATCTACAATTGCTAGAAAACAATAAAATATTCCTAAAAGAAAAACATACGAAGATTAACCTTGGGAGTATAGTAAAGGGATATGCAGCAGATGAAGTTAGAAGGATTTTACTAGAAAATGATGTAAATATAGCTATGATTGACTTAGGGGGCAATATCTTTGCCCATGGAGTTAAAGCTGATAACTCAAGTTGGAAAATTGGAATACAAAATCCCTTAGAGTATACAGGAAATTTTCTTGGAATACTTCAAGTAAAAGATAAATCCATAGTTACTTCTGGAGACTATGAGAGATATTTTATATATAATGACAAAAAATATCATCATATATTAGATACTACTACAGGATACCCAGTAGATAATGAAATAATGGGAGTAAGCATACTATCAGAAAAGTCTATAGATGGAGATTGTCTCTCAACAACATTATTTGCCTTAGGACTTGATAAGGGAATGGAGCTAATTAATTCAATAGAAGGAGCAGAAGCAATCTTTATAGCAAAGGACAAGACCATATATTTATCAGAGGGAATAAAGGATAGTTTCATTTTATCAAATGTAAACGCAGGTTTTACCGTAAGAGATTATTAA
- a CDS encoding TIGR03960 family B12-binding radical SAM protein, producing MIDKKILDGILKKVEKPARYIGMEQNSVIKDLNNIKVKFAFSFPDVYEVGMSHLGLHILYNLINEEEDFVCERVFAPWIDMEEEMRKEKLPLYTLENKEEVKNFDFLGFTLQYEMSYTNILNILDLSNIPLLSKDRSDEDPFVIAGGPCAYNPEPIAEFVDFFVIGEGEEVTLEILNLYKRHKEGIWDREKFLKEVSQIEGIYVPRYYDVVYNEDNTIKEMLALDPEVPTIIKKRMIKDLDSMFSPEKMIVPFVETVHDRVSMEIFRGCTHGCRFCQAGMIYRPVREKSTDKIVELAERLIESTGYENVSLSSLSSCDYSELHLLITKLMERFEDKKVGVSLPSLRLDSSSIDVLKEIEKVRKSGLTFAPEAGSQRLRDVINKGITEDDLDNTVSYVFKEGWSTIKLYFMIGLPTETDEDVMGIRELAYKVKDMFFAMPKEERKGNLKVTASASCFVPKPFTPFQWMGQETIDEFYRKIYLVKNSIKDNKVTFNYHDPELSYLEAIIARGDRRVSKLILRAWEKGCKFDGWSEHFKYDSWLESMEELDIDGFFYAQRNRSLDEVLPWDFIRPGVSKDYLIREYKKSLEEQTTSDCREQCRGCGIVDCTMLGGGNK from the coding sequence ATGATAGACAAGAAAATTCTAGATGGGATTCTTAAAAAGGTAGAAAAACCAGCTAGATATATTGGAATGGAACAAAATTCTGTAATAAAAGATTTAAATAATATTAAGGTAAAATTTGCTTTTTCTTTTCCAGATGTATATGAGGTAGGTATGTCTCATCTAGGACTTCATATATTATATAATCTAATTAATGAAGAAGAAGATTTTGTATGCGAAAGGGTATTTGCACCATGGATAGATATGGAAGAAGAAATGAGGAAAGAAAAACTTCCTCTATATACCCTTGAAAACAAAGAAGAAGTAAAGAACTTTGACTTTTTAGGATTTACTTTACAATATGAAATGAGTTATACAAATATATTAAATATATTAGATTTGTCTAATATTCCATTACTGTCAAAAGATAGATCTGACGAGGATCCATTTGTAATAGCGGGAGGACCTTGTGCTTACAATCCTGAGCCTATAGCTGAATTTGTTGATTTTTTTGTAATAGGCGAGGGGGAAGAGGTGACTTTAGAGATTCTCAATCTATATAAAAGACATAAAGAGGGCATATGGGATAGAGAGAAGTTTTTAAAGGAAGTATCTCAAATAGAAGGAATTTATGTTCCGAGATATTATGATGTAGTATATAACGAGGATAATACAATAAAAGAAATGCTAGCATTAGATCCCGAAGTTCCTACTATAATTAAAAAAAGAATGATCAAGGATCTAGACTCCATGTTTTCTCCAGAGAAGATGATTGTACCATTTGTTGAAACAGTCCATGATAGGGTCAGTATGGAAATATTTAGAGGATGTACACATGGATGTAGATTTTGCCAAGCAGGAATGATATATAGACCTGTGAGAGAAAAGTCAACAGACAAAATTGTAGAGTTAGCTGAAAGATTAATAGAAAGTACTGGATATGAAAATGTATCACTATCTTCCCTTAGTTCTTGCGATTATTCTGAATTGCATCTACTAATTACTAAATTAATGGAAAGATTCGAAGACAAAAAAGTTGGAGTTTCTTTACCTTCATTAAGACTAGATTCCTCTAGTATAGATGTATTAAAGGAAATTGAAAAGGTAAGGAAATCTGGATTAACTTTTGCACCTGAAGCAGGTAGCCAAAGACTAAGAGATGTAATTAATAAAGGAATAACTGAAGATGATTTAGACAACACAGTTTCTTATGTTTTCAAAGAAGGCTGGTCAACAATAAAACTATACTTCATGATTGGTTTGCCTACTGAAACTGATGAAGATGTAATGGGTATAAGGGAATTAGCTTATAAGGTTAAGGATATGTTCTTTGCAATGCCAAAAGAAGAAAGAAAGGGTAATTTGAAAGTGACTGCTTCGGCTTCATGCTTTGTACCCAAACCTTTTACTCCATTTCAATGGATGGGTCAAGAAACCATAGATGAATTCTATAGAAAAATATACTTAGTTAAAAATAGCATAAAAGATAATAAGGTAACATTTAATTATCATGATCCAGAGCTTAGTTATCTGGAGGCCATAATAGCCCGTGGAGATAGAAGAGTTTCCAAATTAATATTGAGAGCATGGGAAAAAGGATGTAAATTTGATGGATGGTCTGAGCATTTTAAATACGATTCCTGGTTGGAGTCTATGGAGGAACTAGATATAGATGGTTTCTTTTATGCCCAAAGAAATAGATCCTTAGACGAAGTTTTACCTTGGGATTTCATTAGACCAGGGGTATCCAAGGATTATTTGATTAGGGAATATAAAAAATCATTAGAGGAACAAACCACATCAGATTGTAGGGAACAATGTAGAGGCTGTGGTATAGTGGACTGTACAATGTTAGGTGGTGGAAATAAGTGA
- a CDS encoding TIGR03936 family radical SAM-associated protein — protein MILRLIFNKKNYLKYIGHLDLMRLFHRSFGRADIPIKYSEGFNPHPKFSIANPLSLGIESDEEYMDLDLEEKIPVEEFMEKMNKVLPKDVQIIKGVYLEKEDSIASLIAWAYYEISFDIRENNSKEELENIFNQWLLKEEIIITRLRKKGKKKIEKEENIRSFIGNLLVKQVKEKEITIDVLLRSGGNGNLRPNDFIEAMNRDTNLNIDLDSIMMKRLSQYAEKDDNIYKPL, from the coding sequence GTGATTTTAAGATTGATATTTAATAAAAAGAATTATCTAAAATACATTGGTCATTTGGATCTAATGAGATTATTTCATAGGTCATTTGGGAGAGCAGATATTCCTATAAAATATTCAGAAGGATTTAATCCTCATCCTAAGTTCTCCATAGCTAATCCATTATCCCTTGGGATTGAGTCTGATGAAGAGTATATGGATTTAGATTTAGAAGAAAAAATTCCAGTGGAAGAATTTATGGAAAAGATGAATAAAGTATTACCAAAAGATGTACAAATAATAAAAGGTGTATATCTTGAAAAAGAGGATTCGATCGCCTCTCTAATTGCCTGGGCATATTATGAAATATCCTTTGATATAAGAGAGAATAATAGCAAGGAAGAATTAGAAAACATATTTAATCAATGGCTATTAAAAGAAGAAATTATAATCACTAGATTAAGGAAAAAGGGCAAAAAGAAGATAGAAAAAGAAGAAAATATAAGAAGCTTCATTGGAAATTTACTTGTAAAACAAGTTAAAGAAAAGGAAATCACCATAGATGTACTCCTAAGATCAGGCGGAAATGGAAATTTAAGACCGAATGATTTTATTGAAGCAATGAATAGGGACACTAATCTTAATATTGATTTAGATTCTATTATGATGAAGAGACTAAGCCAATACGCAGAAAAGGATGATAATATTTATAAGCCTTTGTAA